One part of the Vitis riparia cultivar Riparia Gloire de Montpellier isolate 1030 chromosome 6, EGFV_Vit.rip_1.0, whole genome shotgun sequence genome encodes these proteins:
- the LOC117915703 gene encoding uncharacterized protein LOC117915703, with the protein MTEPPFVPRERLFEKQRFFQSIHKHTYLKGPMDKITSVAIPAALAATSIALIAQGIYNMSHGIGKKE; encoded by the exons ATGACAGAGCCACCTTTTGTTCCAAGAGAGAGGCTTTTTGAGAAGCAACGATTTTTCCAGAGCATCCATAAGCACACATACCTGAAAGGACCAATGGACAAGATTACCTCAGTTGCCATTCCTGCTGCTTTGGCAGCTACTTCCATTGCTCTTATT GCACAAGGGATCTATAATATGTCTCATGGGAttggaaagaaagaatga